One window of Chryseobacterium sp. JJR-5R genomic DNA carries:
- a CDS encoding ABC transporter permease — protein MLLYKLWRSFIKEILLLKRDIGGIVIIFVMPLLLIVTITLIQDSTFKNLEGSKIPIIFIDNDQSEISKSIKQEFESSKAFELISRDDEKSARDAVFSGDYQMAIVIPKDLTKDLNLNIESKVQAIVSSFGLETDSASAEKKTAVKAKDIHLYFDPATNIGFKNNVMNSVNKMIFEIENKKIYKAFQDQLGTTENLEESKNLIGFKEITPKKNKTELIPNSVQHNVPAWALFAIFFIVVPLSINLVKEKSLGTSVRARISPTPYSVHILGKTFTYLIICVIQFLLMVAVGIYLFPYMDLPQFDVTGKMLPLIVVTVFAGLAAIGFGILLGTVANTQEQSAPFGATSVVVLAAIGGIWVPVFLMPEFMQNVARLSPMNWGLNAYYDIILRNSGIGGIASELISLFLFYIAMVAVSLLYERKQNAV, from the coding sequence ATGTTGTTGTATAAACTGTGGAGAAGCTTCATTAAGGAAATCCTTTTGCTGAAAAGGGACATCGGAGGAATTGTCATTATTTTCGTAATGCCGCTGCTGCTCATCGTAACCATTACCCTGATTCAGGATTCTACATTTAAAAACCTGGAAGGCTCAAAAATCCCGATTATTTTTATTGATAATGACCAATCTGAAATTTCAAAAAGCATAAAGCAGGAATTTGAGAGCAGCAAGGCTTTCGAACTGATAAGCAGGGATGATGAAAAGTCTGCACGGGATGCCGTTTTTTCGGGAGATTACCAGATGGCCATTGTTATCCCGAAAGATTTAACGAAAGATTTAAATTTAAATATCGAGTCTAAGGTACAGGCTATTGTAAGCTCATTCGGGCTTGAAACTGATTCTGCCTCTGCGGAGAAAAAAACAGCTGTAAAAGCCAAAGATATCCATTTATACTTTGATCCCGCAACCAACATCGGCTTCAAAAACAATGTGATGAACTCGGTGAACAAAATGATTTTCGAAATCGAGAACAAAAAGATTTACAAAGCATTTCAGGACCAGCTGGGAACCACTGAAAATCTTGAAGAAAGCAAAAATCTGATCGGTTTCAAAGAGATTACGCCTAAAAAGAACAAAACGGAGCTGATACCGAATTCTGTTCAGCATAATGTTCCGGCCTGGGCATTATTTGCCATCTTTTTTATCGTCGTGCCTCTGTCTATCAATTTAGTTAAAGAAAAAAGCCTGGGGACAAGTGTGAGGGCCAGGATCAGCCCTACGCCTTATTCCGTTCATATTTTAGGGAAAACATTTACCTATCTTATCATCTGTGTCATTCAGTTCTTGCTGATGGTTGCCGTAGGGATTTACCTTTTTCCTTATATGGACCTGCCGCAGTTTGATGTTACCGGCAAGATGCTCCCTCTGATCGTTGTTACGGTTTTTGCAGGACTGGCCGCTATTGGTTTCGGCATTTTATTAGGAACCGTTGCCAATACACAGGAACAGTCGGCTCCGTTTGGGGCAACTTCAGTGGTTGTCTTAGCCGCTATCGGAGGAATCTGGGTACCTGTATTTTTAATGCCTGAGTTTATGCAGAATGTTGCCAGGCTTTCTCCGATGAACTGGGGACTGAATGCATATTACGATATTATTTTAAGGAACAGCGGGATCGGCGGGATTGCCAGCGAGCTTATTTCCTTATTTTTATTTTATATAGCCATGGTTGCTGTTTCATTACTTTATGAAAGAAAACAAAATGCAGTCTGA
- a CDS encoding EpsG family protein, with the protein MHLLHPYYIIAIIYMMIFSYQEVFNGRVEKKWLWFLGLYLMVIAGLRDNVGPDYGSYRGIYVYSDTKYYISLFLKAIGMEGPQPVEVEWLYVFINKFLLNIFNAPFYILTFVIAILAIYFKVEYTEENTFYPFTFMLFLFIPGFFIGESGQIRQNLGSFIAYFGIRYIKERKLIAYLLCIYLAAGIHTVCYVFLPMYWLVKIPLNRFVMLGMIIISVFLSPFEVYRSFGSVMNSIASDSTFAVGFNGYMDESAERLNGAIGIPEVMMAILTFFLFTFDEKMKEKFPYYEYHRAYVVIGVCFYFIFRSNPIFSSRLAGSFIGFAYIIIPNAMYVTSEATKRAIYSFIIALTIFNFVVFSSFRNITAGRFTWELYKNHVLP; encoded by the coding sequence ATGCATTTATTACATCCTTATTATATCATTGCGATCATCTACATGATGATTTTCAGCTACCAGGAAGTGTTCAATGGAAGAGTGGAAAAAAAATGGCTTTGGTTTTTAGGTCTGTATTTAATGGTTATTGCCGGGCTCCGGGATAATGTAGGCCCGGATTATGGAAGTTACCGTGGGATTTATGTGTATTCAGATACCAAATATTATATTTCCCTGTTCCTGAAAGCCATCGGGATGGAGGGGCCTCAGCCCGTGGAAGTAGAATGGCTGTATGTTTTCATCAATAAGTTTCTACTCAATATCTTTAATGCCCCTTTCTACATACTTACTTTTGTCATTGCCATTCTGGCCATTTATTTTAAAGTGGAATATACGGAAGAGAATACTTTTTATCCTTTTACCTTCATGCTGTTTCTGTTTATTCCCGGATTCTTTATCGGGGAAAGCGGGCAGATCAGGCAGAACCTGGGTTCTTTCATAGCCTATTTCGGAATAAGGTATATTAAAGAACGGAAACTCATAGCCTATCTTTTATGCATTTACCTTGCCGCCGGAATCCATACTGTCTGTTATGTGTTCTTACCCATGTACTGGCTGGTGAAGATTCCTTTGAACAGGTTCGTGATGCTTGGGATGATCATTATTTCCGTATTCCTGTCGCCGTTTGAAGTATACCGTTCCTTCGGAAGTGTCATGAACAGTATTGCATCAGACAGTACCTTTGCCGTAGGTTTCAACGGGTATATGGATGAGTCTGCCGAGAGGCTGAATGGGGCCATCGGGATTCCGGAAGTAATGATGGCCATCCTCACGTTCTTCCTGTTTACCTTTGATGAAAAGATGAAAGAAAAATTCCCTTATTACGAATACCACAGAGCATATGTGGTAATCGGTGTATGTTTTTATTTCATTTTCAGGAGTAACCCTATTTTCTCTTCCAGGCTGGCCGGATCATTTATCGGGTTTGCCTATATTATCATCCCGAATGCCATGTATGTAACTTCTGAAGCTACAAAAAGAGCAATTTATTCCTTTATTATTGCGCTTACGATTTTCAATTTTGTGGTCTTTTCAAGCTTCAGGAACATTACCGCCGGAAGGTTTACCTGGGAACTTTACAAAAATCATGTTTTACCGTAA
- a CDS encoding BtrH N-terminal domain-containing protein — MKINFEHHQTAHCENGVASNLLLNKGLKLSEPMIFGIGSGLFFVYLPFLKVNFAPGFSYRPMPGAIFSKAAKRLGIKIKRIKFSDPQEAQKALEKNLENNIPTGLQVGVFNLTYFPEEYKFHFNAHNLVVYGKEDGKFLISDPVMDYVTSLSEAELEKVRYAKGALPPKGHMYYPTYIPDNVNLEEAIRKGIRDTCKNMLAPVPIVGVKAIRWVAKNIPKWAEKKGTKTTNHYLGQLIRMQEEIGTGGGGFRFIYGAFLQEAATILKNDQLKELSREITAIGDLWRDFAVDIARVYKNRNSKSDIYNELSKSMLHIADLEEAFYKKLRKAI, encoded by the coding sequence ATGAAAATTAATTTTGAACATCACCAGACTGCGCATTGCGAGAACGGTGTCGCCTCTAATTTACTGCTCAATAAGGGCCTGAAGCTCAGCGAACCTATGATTTTCGGAATCGGTTCCGGACTGTTCTTTGTATATCTCCCTTTTTTAAAAGTAAATTTTGCTCCCGGGTTCAGCTACCGCCCCATGCCGGGTGCCATATTCAGCAAAGCGGCAAAGCGTCTGGGGATTAAAATAAAAAGAATAAAATTCTCCGATCCTCAGGAAGCCCAGAAAGCTTTAGAGAAAAATCTTGAAAATAATATCCCGACGGGTTTACAGGTAGGGGTTTTCAATCTCACTTATTTTCCTGAAGAATATAAATTCCATTTCAATGCCCATAATCTGGTTGTGTACGGAAAAGAAGACGGCAAGTTTTTAATCAGTGACCCTGTAATGGATTATGTGACTTCCCTCTCTGAAGCGGAACTGGAAAAAGTAAGGTATGCCAAAGGGGCACTTCCCCCGAAAGGCCATATGTACTACCCCACTTATATTCCGGACAACGTAAACCTGGAGGAAGCTATTAGAAAAGGAATTAGAGATACCTGTAAAAACATGCTTGCGCCGGTCCCGATTGTCGGGGTAAAAGCCATACGCTGGGTAGCAAAAAATATCCCGAAATGGGCTGAAAAAAAAGGGACAAAAACCACCAACCATTACTTAGGGCAGCTGATCAGGATGCAGGAGGAAATCGGGACCGGCGGCGGCGGCTTCAGGTTCATCTATGGTGCATTTTTACAGGAAGCTGCCACAATCCTCAAAAATGACCAGCTGAAAGAACTTTCCAGGGAGATTACCGCAATCGGCGACCTTTGGAGGGATTTTGCCGTTGATATTGCAAGGGTCTATAAAAACAGGAACTCGAAAAGCGATATTTATAACGAACTTTCAAAATCAATGCTTCATATTGCAGATCTGGAAGAAGCTTTTTATAAAAAACTGAGAAAAGCAATCTGA
- a CDS encoding dialkylrecorsinol condensing enzyme DarA translates to MKKNILVLYYTQTGQLEDIVKNIARPFENKNEEYEVTYYNIKLKEDFPFPWPSDVFFNTFPESYLQIPSEILPPPAEVLNKKFDLILFGYQVWYLTPSIPTISFLKSRYAADILKDTPVVTISGTRNMWMLSQEKLKVYLKDLKAQLVGNIALVDRHDNYTSVLTILRWMTTGKKEKSGMLPAAGVSDEEIAGSGKYGEIIENHFSQDNFTKLQPELVKNGAVEIRPFLVRVEKVGNKIFTVWSNLIIRKKEKRPLLIKFFKVYLMAAIWIISPIVLVPHLLTTPVFWFKRKKQREYLQGINLK, encoded by the coding sequence ATGAAAAAGAATATACTTGTGCTCTATTACACTCAGACCGGCCAGCTGGAAGATATTGTAAAAAATATTGCCCGGCCGTTTGAGAATAAAAACGAGGAATATGAAGTTACGTATTACAATATCAAACTGAAAGAGGATTTTCCCTTTCCATGGCCCAGCGATGTGTTTTTCAATACGTTCCCGGAATCCTACCTGCAGATCCCGAGCGAGATCCTTCCGCCTCCGGCTGAGGTACTGAACAAGAAATTCGACCTGATCTTATTCGGGTACCAGGTCTGGTATTTAACCCCTTCCATTCCTACCATTTCATTCCTGAAAAGCAGGTATGCAGCAGATATCCTTAAAGATACGCCGGTTGTTACCATTTCCGGAACCCGGAACATGTGGATGCTTTCGCAGGAAAAATTAAAAGTATATTTGAAAGATCTGAAAGCTCAGCTGGTAGGAAATATTGCACTGGTAGACCGGCATGACAATTATACCAGCGTACTGACAATCCTCCGGTGGATGACTACCGGTAAGAAAGAAAAATCAGGAATGCTGCCGGCTGCCGGCGTGTCAGACGAAGAAATCGCAGGCTCCGGAAAATACGGGGAAATCATAGAAAACCATTTTTCCCAGGATAATTTTACAAAGCTTCAGCCGGAACTGGTAAAAAACGGAGCTGTGGAAATCAGGCCGTTCCTGGTAAGAGTGGAAAAAGTAGGGAACAAAATTTTCACGGTATGGTCTAACCTTATCATCAGGAAAAAAGAAAAGCGCCCATTGCTGATCAAATTCTTTAAGGTATATTTGATGGCTGCGATCTGGATTATTTCACCTATCGTACTGGTTCCGCACCTGCTGACCACCCCCGTGTTCTGGTTTAAAAGAAAGAAACAAAGAGAATATTTACAAGGAATTAATTTAAAATAG
- a CDS encoding acyl-CoA thioesterase — protein MKENKMQSEEKKLSCTEEVRVRFNETDPLGIVWHGHYIVYFEDGREAFGRQHGLTYLDIQKAGYVTPIVKSTCEHFLPLKYGETFRVVTTFINLPSAKLMYKYELFNKDNTLVCRGETVQVFLDADNNLCLYNPGFFQAWKDKMGLS, from the coding sequence ATGAAAGAAAACAAAATGCAGTCTGAAGAAAAAAAGTTAAGCTGTACGGAAGAAGTCCGTGTAAGGTTCAATGAGACAGATCCCCTGGGAATTGTCTGGCACGGGCATTATATTGTTTATTTTGAAGATGGCAGGGAGGCCTTCGGAAGGCAGCACGGCCTTACCTATCTTGATATTCAGAAAGCCGGATACGTTACGCCGATTGTAAAAAGCACCTGCGAACATTTTCTTCCGCTGAAATACGGGGAAACGTTTCGTGTGGTAACAACTTTTATAAATTTACCTTCCGCGAAACTGATGTACAAATACGAGCTTTTCAATAAGGATAATACGCTGGTCTGCCGGGGAGAAACCGTTCAGGTATTCCTGGATGCTGATAACAATCTGTGCCTGTACAATCCTGGTTTTTTTCAGGCCTGGAAAGATAAAATGGGATTATCATGA
- a CDS encoding MMPL family transporter, translated as MHRFFIYLYYLISRNKLFSAFIATGVAVLCLFFAAKINFEEDINQIIPKSEKSDLTAKVLRQLNFSDKIIVIIENKSAENSFQLSETADVFLNKIKPLQKYIGSVQGKVNDSEISETFDFVNRNLPLFLNEEDYQEIEKKLQKDSIARQVENNYISLSSPASLVTKEFIKKDPLGITFLGIKKLNALNISKDFKLEDSYIVTKDGKNLLLFIDPKNKSSDTKNNEFFVNQLNGIKNGLNNQFAGKTEISYFGSPVIAVANAQQIRKDIQNTVIISMTILLILLIYYFRNVFTPVIVFLPTVFAVLLALLILYFIKDKISAISLSVGAILIGITIDYALHILTHYKHNNNIEELYKEITQPIILSSATTAVSFLCLVFVRSEALKDLGLFAAITVILSAVCALIIVPQLYKPKIQENKVSTNFIDKIGSYPYEKNKPLVIGCSVMIIACLFGFRHVGFNEDIGDLNYIPKDLKISEAKLQKLSDITSKSIYTISYGNSEEEALTRNSRLSGFLEKEKREGKILSYSSLGNVVLSGKDQQQKIEAWQKFWDPRRKSRTISELADNGSKFGFNSSAFDRFTENLNKPYTTLSLKDYEKVKALQISEFLSQENGFYTVSNVVKVDETKRDAFIRDVEKNHDALAIDRQQMNENFLGLLKRDFSTLINYSLLAIVLTIIIFFRNFELTILTMFPIVLTGIMTAGILYFLGLELNIFSTVVCTLVFGVGDDFSIFLTQAMQKEHTTGKNELPTYRTSIILAVFTTILSIGSLIFAKHPALHSLALVALIGMFSVIIITSTLYPFWFRLVITNRAKKGLSPITFRLFIYSVFSFLYYGLGGLFFSVFLSYSTKNSKGRTLNVIKLILARFLTSVLFTNLWVRKKVIKNTEEDFSRPAIIIANHTSFLDTLAISMVTHKVVYLVNDWVYRSPVFGRMVRALGCYPVSQGIENGMNQLKEKVNQGYSLVVFPEAERSYTNEVKRFHKGAFYLAEQFGLDILPLYIHGNADVLPKGDFIIYDGAITVKVGDRIMKEDVSFGSSYSERTRKINAYYREEFAKLRTALEDENYFRKKLFLSFLYKDAEVVKEVKKDFDRNRSVYHELNRHIPKDAYILHMADDFGQKDVLLTLQQPGRTVFSLIKDHEKRQVAQQNYLLRRRKISYINNTEEIKKRIDVLLVSDDKFRINELAELPAIVIFINTDKNGLDPEVYRLTWDSGSLKVFSSE; from the coding sequence ATGCATCGTTTTTTTATTTATTTATATTACCTCATCTCCCGAAACAAGCTCTTTTCTGCATTTATTGCAACAGGAGTCGCCGTTTTGTGCCTGTTTTTTGCTGCAAAAATCAATTTTGAAGAAGACATTAACCAGATCATTCCTAAAAGCGAGAAGTCTGACCTTACAGCAAAAGTCCTCAGACAGCTTAACTTTTCAGATAAGATCATTGTCATTATCGAAAATAAATCGGCGGAAAACAGTTTCCAGCTCTCAGAAACGGCGGATGTATTTTTAAACAAGATTAAACCGCTGCAGAAATACATCGGTTCGGTTCAGGGAAAGGTAAATGACAGTGAAATTTCAGAAACCTTTGATTTTGTCAACCGGAACCTCCCGTTATTCTTAAATGAAGAAGATTATCAGGAAATTGAAAAAAAACTTCAGAAAGACAGCATTGCACGGCAGGTAGAAAACAATTATATCTCTCTGTCTTCACCGGCCAGCCTTGTGACCAAAGAATTCATCAAGAAAGATCCGTTGGGAATTACGTTCTTAGGGATTAAAAAACTCAACGCTTTGAATATCAGCAAAGATTTCAAACTTGAAGACAGCTATATCGTTACAAAAGACGGAAAAAATCTCCTGCTCTTTATTGATCCTAAAAACAAAAGCAGCGACACCAAAAACAATGAATTTTTCGTCAATCAGTTAAATGGAATAAAAAACGGGCTCAACAATCAATTCGCAGGCAAGACAGAAATCAGCTACTTCGGTTCTCCGGTAATCGCCGTGGCAAATGCCCAGCAGATTAGAAAAGACATCCAGAATACGGTCATTATTTCCATGACGATCCTTCTGATTCTCCTGATCTACTATTTCAGGAATGTTTTTACTCCGGTGATTGTTTTCCTTCCGACTGTTTTTGCGGTTTTGCTTGCCCTGCTGATCTTATATTTCATCAAAGATAAAATCTCGGCTATTTCGCTCAGTGTCGGGGCAATCCTTATCGGCATTACGATTGATTATGCCTTGCATATCCTCACGCACTACAAGCACAACAACAATATTGAAGAGCTTTACAAAGAGATCACACAGCCTATTATATTGAGCAGTGCCACAACGGCTGTTTCTTTTCTCTGCCTTGTTTTTGTACGTTCCGAAGCATTGAAGGACCTTGGGCTTTTTGCTGCCATTACAGTGATCTTATCTGCAGTCTGTGCTTTAATTATTGTTCCCCAGCTTTACAAACCGAAAATTCAGGAAAATAAAGTCAGTACCAATTTCATCGATAAAATAGGATCTTACCCTTACGAAAAAAACAAGCCTTTAGTTATCGGCTGTTCCGTTATGATCATCGCCTGCCTTTTCGGGTTCAGGCATGTTGGCTTCAATGAAGACATCGGCGACCTGAATTATATCCCGAAAGATTTAAAAATAAGCGAAGCAAAACTTCAGAAGCTGTCAGACATCACGTCTAAATCCATCTATACCATCTCTTACGGAAATTCTGAAGAAGAAGCCTTGACAAGGAATTCCCGGCTGAGCGGGTTCCTGGAAAAAGAAAAAAGAGAAGGGAAAATATTAAGTTACAGTTCTCTGGGAAATGTCGTTTTATCCGGGAAAGACCAGCAGCAAAAGATTGAGGCATGGCAAAAGTTCTGGGATCCGCGCAGAAAGAGCCGGACCATTTCCGAACTGGCTGATAACGGCAGCAAATTCGGGTTTAACAGCTCAGCCTTTGACCGGTTTACTGAAAATTTAAATAAGCCGTACACCACTTTAAGCCTGAAAGACTATGAAAAAGTAAAAGCCTTACAGATTTCCGAATTTCTAAGTCAGGAAAACGGGTTTTATACCGTTTCAAATGTAGTGAAGGTAGATGAAACAAAAAGAGACGCTTTCATCCGGGATGTCGAAAAAAACCACGATGCGCTGGCTATTGACCGGCAACAGATGAATGAAAACTTTTTAGGCCTTTTAAAAAGGGATTTTAGTACCCTGATCAATTATTCCCTGCTGGCAATTGTCTTAACCATCATTATTTTCTTCAGGAATTTTGAACTGACGATTCTTACCATGTTTCCGATTGTTTTAACAGGGATTATGACGGCAGGAATACTCTATTTTTTAGGATTGGAGCTTAATATTTTCAGTACCGTGGTCTGCACACTGGTTTTCGGAGTAGGGGACGATTTCAGCATCTTCCTGACCCAGGCCATGCAGAAGGAGCATACCACCGGGAAAAATGAGCTTCCCACCTACAGGACCTCAATTATTCTGGCTGTTTTCACCACCATTTTATCCATCGGATCATTAATTTTCGCAAAGCATCCGGCTTTGCATTCATTGGCTTTGGTTGCCCTGATCGGAATGTTTTCCGTAATCATCATTACCTCAACCCTGTATCCGTTCTGGTTCAGGCTGGTCATTACCAACCGGGCAAAAAAAGGGCTGTCGCCTATTACATTCAGGCTGTTTATCTATTCTGTGTTTTCCTTTTTATATTACGGACTGGGAGGCCTGTTCTTTTCCGTCTTTTTAAGTTATTCCACAAAGAATTCCAAAGGCAGAACGCTTAACGTAATCAAATTAATTTTAGCCCGTTTTTTAACTTCCGTCCTGTTTACGAATCTATGGGTAAGGAAAAAGGTCATTAAAAATACAGAAGAGGATTTCAGCAGGCCTGCAATAATTATTGCAAACCATACCTCTTTCCTGGATACGCTGGCCATTTCCATGGTGACCCACAAAGTTGTCTACCTGGTTAACGACTGGGTATACCGGTCGCCGGTTTTCGGAAGGATGGTAAGGGCATTGGGATGCTACCCTGTTTCCCAGGGCATTGAAAACGGGATGAATCAGTTAAAGGAAAAAGTAAATCAGGGATACTCCCTGGTGGTTTTTCCGGAAGCGGAACGGTCTTACACCAATGAGGTCAAGAGGTTCCACAAAGGGGCATTTTATCTGGCAGAACAGTTTGGTCTGGATATCCTGCCGCTTTACATCCACGGAAATGCCGATGTACTGCCCAAAGGGGATTTTATTATTTATGACGGGGCCATTACGGTAAAAGTAGGTGACCGGATCATGAAAGAGGATGTAAGCTTCGGCAGCAGCTATTCTGAGAGAACCAGGAAAATCAATGCTTACTATAGGGAGGAGTTTGCCAAACTGAGAACAGCACTTGAAGACGAAAATTACTTCAGGAAAAAATTATTTTTAAGCTTCCTGTATAAAGATGCCGAAGTAGTGAAAGAAGTAAAAAAGGATTTTGACCGGAACAGATCGGTTTATCACGAACTGAACAGACATATCCCGAAGGATGCTTATATCCTGCATATGGCAGATGATTTCGGGCAGAAGGATGTCCTGCTCACCCTTCAACAGCCGGGAAGGACGGTGTTCAGCCTTATAAAGGACCATGAAAAACGGCAGGTTGCCCAGCAGAATTATCTGTTGAGAAGAAGAAAGATCAGTTACATAAATAATACAGAGGAAATTAAAAAACGGATTGACGTTTTACTGGTTTCTGATGATAAGTTCAGGATTAATGAACTGGCAGAGCTTCCTGCAATTGTTATCTTCATCAATACAGATAAAAATGGATTGGATCCTGAAGTTTACAGGCTTACATGGGATTCCGGGTCTTTAAAAGTATTTAGTTCTGAATAA
- a CDS encoding ABC transporter permease: MEIKDENIINIHNFLPHREPMLMTDYILELTQEKVVTSFEISEDNIFVHNNHFVEAGLIENLAQTCSSILGQSFFENPETDTKVIGFITNIKKIEVFMLPKAGDKIISKASLISKFENICHIFCETFHHDELLIRADINLFIQEIKH; this comes from the coding sequence ATGGAAATCAAGGACGAGAACATCATCAACATCCATAATTTTCTTCCGCACCGGGAACCGATGCTGATGACAGATTATATCCTGGAATTAACCCAAGAAAAGGTGGTGACTTCCTTTGAAATCTCAGAAGACAATATTTTTGTTCACAATAACCACTTTGTTGAAGCAGGCCTTATTGAGAATTTAGCCCAGACCTGTTCTTCAATCCTGGGCCAGAGCTTCTTTGAAAACCCTGAAACCGATACAAAAGTAATAGGCTTTATCACCAATATCAAAAAAATTGAAGTTTTCATGCTGCCGAAAGCAGGTGACAAGATCATCTCAAAGGCATCGCTGATTTCCAAGTTTGAAAACATCTGCCATATTTTTTGTGAGACTTTTCATCATGATGAATTATTGATCCGCGCTGACATCAACCTGTTCATCCAAGAAATAAAGCACTGA
- a CDS encoding beta-ketoacyl-ACP synthase III, protein MYDVFITKASTYLPNEAVSNDEMETYLGYINDTPSKAKSLILRNNKITTRYYALDKNGKPTHTNAQITAKAVEMLFDEDFSKEKMELLSCGTTSADQIQPSHASMVHGELNLGRSIEINTSTGLCNSGMNAFNYGFLSVKAGVKQNAVCVGSERFSAWMTADKFNHEAENLKLLEERPIIAFKREFLRWMLSDGAGALLLENKPRENSTSLKVEFIDFYSYAHEIEACMYSGCEKQEDGSLKSWADYPSDEWLKESIFALKQDTKILDQYILVKGAESLRSSFDKHNLDPEKIDHVLAHISSGYFKEGLKDEFAKKGMDFPWEKWFYNLSEVGNIGAGSIFIALEELMNSGRLKKGEKVLLCVPESGRFAYSCALLTVC, encoded by the coding sequence ATGTACGACGTATTTATAACAAAAGCATCCACATACCTACCCAATGAAGCGGTTTCAAATGACGAAATGGAAACGTATCTTGGTTATATAAACGACACGCCATCTAAAGCAAAGTCTTTAATTTTAAGAAATAATAAAATCACAACGAGGTATTACGCATTGGATAAAAACGGGAAACCTACACATACCAATGCCCAGATCACCGCAAAAGCAGTTGAAATGCTCTTTGACGAAGACTTCTCAAAAGAAAAAATGGAGCTGCTGTCCTGCGGGACCACATCAGCAGACCAGATCCAGCCTTCGCATGCCTCCATGGTACACGGCGAACTGAACTTGGGCAGGTCTATTGAAATCAATACCTCTACCGGGCTCTGCAATTCAGGGATGAATGCCTTCAATTACGGCTTCCTATCCGTAAAAGCAGGGGTGAAACAAAATGCCGTCTGTGTAGGATCGGAAAGGTTCTCGGCATGGATGACCGCAGATAAATTCAATCACGAAGCGGAAAACTTAAAATTGCTGGAAGAAAGGCCGATTATTGCCTTTAAAAGGGAATTTCTGAGATGGATGCTTTCTGACGGGGCCGGTGCACTCCTGTTGGAAAACAAACCGAGAGAAAACAGCACTTCGCTTAAGGTAGAATTCATTGATTTCTATTCTTATGCCCATGAAATCGAAGCGTGCATGTATTCAGGCTGTGAAAAGCAGGAAGACGGCAGCCTGAAATCCTGGGCGGATTACCCTTCAGACGAATGGCTGAAAGAATCCATCTTCGCTTTGAAGCAGGATACGAAAATCCTGGATCAGTATATTCTGGTAAAAGGGGCCGAAAGCTTGAGATCCTCTTTTGACAAGCACAACCTGGATCCTGAAAAAATAGACCATGTACTGGCACACATTTCATCAGGGTATTTTAAAGAAGGGTTAAAAGACGAATTTGCCAAAAAAGGAATGGATTTCCCCTGGGAAAAATGGTTTTATAACCTTTCCGAAGTAGGAAATATAGGTGCAGGATCCATTTTCATTGCCTTGGAAGAGCTGATGAATTCCGGCAGGCTGAAAAAAGGTGAAAAAGTACTTCTTTGTGTGCCTGAAAGCGGCAGGTTTGCTTATTCATGTGCATTGTTAACCGTTTGCTGA
- a CDS encoding ABC transporter ATP-binding protein codes for MAEHSIEIKNLYKKYKNAEDFSVNDISLNIGRNEIYGILGPNGAGKTTLISMLSGLIKPTSGSFTINGLSLQKDGFKLKQIIGIVPQEYALYPTLTAKENLMYFGSLYGLSHKKLKVSIDESLEIMGLSKFADKKLEQFSGGMKRRCNLIAATLHSPQVLFLDEPTVGVDVQSKKVIINHLQDLNKKGTCIIYTSHHLSEAEEFCTKIAIIDHGKIHATGTPEELVTRVSHAENLEDVFISLTGKELRDVVV; via the coding sequence ATGGCAGAACACAGCATTGAAATTAAAAATTTATATAAGAAATATAAAAATGCAGAGGATTTTTCCGTCAATGACATCTCTCTGAACATTGGAAGAAATGAAATCTACGGAATCCTCGGACCGAACGGAGCGGGAAAAACAACTCTGATTTCCATGCTCTCGGGACTGATAAAACCAACTTCAGGGAGCTTTACAATCAACGGCTTATCATTACAGAAGGACGGGTTCAAACTAAAACAGATCATCGGTATCGTTCCGCAGGAATACGCATTGTACCCTACCCTGACGGCTAAGGAAAACCTGATGTATTTCGGGAGCCTTTACGGATTAAGCCATAAAAAATTAAAAGTATCTATTGATGAATCACTGGAAATCATGGGCCTCTCTAAATTTGCTGATAAAAAATTAGAACAGTTTTCGGGAGGGATGAAGCGCCGGTGCAATTTAATTGCAGCCACCCTGCACAGCCCGCAGGTCCTTTTCCTGGATGAGCCTACGGTAGGCGTGGACGTCCAGTCTAAAAAAGTAATCATTAATCACCTCCAGGATCTGAATAAAAAAGGGACATGCATTATTTATACTTCGCACCACCTTTCGGAGGCAGAGGAATTCTGCACTAAGATTGCCATTATCGATCACGGAAAAATTCATGCCACCGGAACACCGGAAGAACTGGTGACCCGGGTTTCCCATGCCGAAAACCTGGAGGATGTTTTCATTTCATTAACCGGAAAAGAATTAAGAGATGTTGTTGTATAA